In Chthonomonas sp., a single genomic region encodes these proteins:
- a CDS encoding acetyl-CoA carboxylase biotin carboxylase subunit, giving the protein MFKRILIANRGEIACRVIRACREMGIESVAIYSKADADSTHVRIADRAICVGEATNGDSYLNLPNVLMAVEISGAEAVHPGYGYFSERDNFADALASIGVKFIGPPVEAIRAMGDKARAKQAAIASKCPVVPGSEGAVATDADAMKVAEKIGYPVLLKAVAGGGGRGIRRVDSASDLPKLWKIAQSEAQASFGNDEMIVEKCVVEPRHVEIQVIGDEFKNMVYLGERECSVQNLRHQKIVEEAPSSAVDPRVRKAMGEAAVRVALAVGYANAGTVEFLLDKDGKSFYFLEMNTRLQVEHPVTEEITGLDLVKLQILIAAGEKLGLRQAQVSLEGHSIEARITAQDPDKDFAPSTGRITRWDAPGGRGIRIDTHVYAGFSISPFYDPMIAKLIVTGSDRADAIRLLRSALHEFHVEGIVTNIPFLRRLVEHPDYVSGQVNTAFVPKMLAEVPSNA; this is encoded by the coding sequence ATGTTCAAACGAATCTTAATTGCCAATCGTGGGGAGATCGCCTGTCGGGTCATTCGCGCGTGCCGCGAGATGGGCATTGAGTCGGTCGCCATCTACTCGAAGGCCGATGCTGATTCGACCCACGTGCGCATCGCCGATCGAGCAATCTGCGTCGGCGAGGCGACCAACGGCGATAGCTACCTGAACCTGCCAAACGTGCTTATGGCGGTTGAGATCAGTGGCGCGGAAGCCGTCCACCCCGGTTACGGTTACTTCAGCGAACGCGACAATTTCGCGGATGCGCTTGCAAGCATCGGAGTGAAGTTCATCGGTCCGCCCGTCGAAGCGATCCGCGCGATGGGCGACAAAGCGCGAGCCAAGCAGGCCGCGATCGCTTCCAAGTGCCCGGTTGTGCCGGGGAGCGAGGGCGCGGTTGCGACGGACGCCGACGCGATGAAGGTTGCGGAGAAGATCGGCTATCCGGTGCTGCTTAAGGCAGTCGCCGGCGGCGGAGGGCGGGGGATTCGGCGCGTCGATTCGGCGTCTGATCTACCGAAACTGTGGAAAATCGCTCAGAGCGAAGCGCAAGCGAGCTTTGGCAACGACGAAATGATCGTGGAGAAGTGCGTCGTCGAGCCGCGCCACGTCGAGATCCAGGTCATTGGTGACGAGTTCAAGAACATGGTTTACCTGGGCGAGCGCGAGTGCTCAGTCCAGAATTTGCGGCACCAGAAGATCGTCGAGGAAGCGCCCAGTTCCGCGGTCGATCCGCGCGTTCGCAAGGCGATGGGCGAGGCGGCAGTCCGAGTCGCGCTCGCTGTCGGCTATGCCAACGCGGGTACTGTCGAATTCTTGCTCGACAAGGATGGGAAGTCGTTCTACTTCTTGGAAATGAACACCCGCCTGCAGGTCGAACACCCGGTCACCGAAGAGATAACCGGTCTGGACTTGGTCAAGTTGCAGATTCTCATCGCTGCCGGGGAGAAGTTAGGATTGCGACAAGCGCAAGTTTCGCTCGAAGGCCACTCGATCGAGGCTCGGATTACCGCTCAAGACCCCGACAAGGACTTCGCGCCGAGCACGGGCCGTATCACTCGCTGGGACGCACCCGGCGGACGCGGTATTCGCATCGACACGCATGTCTATGCAGGCTTTTCGATCAGCCCGTTCTACGATCCGATGATCGCCAAGCTAATCGTGACCGGTAGTGACCGCGCCGATGCTATTCGCTTGTTGCGGTCCGCACTTCACGAATTTCACGTGGAAGGGATCGTGACAAACATCCCATTCTTGCGCCGCTTGGTGGAACACCCCGACTACGTCTCTGGGCAAGTGAACACTGCCTTTGTGCCCAAGATGCTGGCCGAGGTGCCATCAAATGCCTGA
- a CDS encoding biotin/lipoyl-binding protein: MAEVGSEVVRHALKTAREFGFRSVTLRQGEFKFSAVMDPDAEPESASLDLSEANAAVEMGPLTKEITSPCVGYFGNGSEPLKVGGKVTSGAIVGVVQAVGLDNDVVSKAEGEVVEVLVKDGDPVEYGQVLAKVKVSS, encoded by the coding sequence ATGGCTGAAGTCGGTTCCGAGGTGGTGCGCCACGCACTTAAGACCGCTCGCGAGTTCGGGTTTCGCTCCGTAACCTTGCGCCAGGGCGAGTTTAAGTTTTCGGCTGTTATGGACCCCGACGCGGAGCCAGAGTCTGCTTCGCTTGACTTGTCTGAGGCCAATGCCGCCGTTGAAATGGGCCCGCTGACCAAGGAGATCACCTCCCCGTGCGTGGGTTACTTCGGGAACGGGAGCGAGCCGCTGAAAGTCGGCGGTAAGGTCACTTCGGGCGCGATCGTCGGAGTCGTCCAGGCGGTTGGTTTGGACAACGACGTCGTATCGAAAGCCGAGGGTGAGGTCGTAGAAGTGTTGGTGAAGGATGGAGACCCGGTGGAGTACGGCCAGGTCCTCGCCAAGGTGAAGGTGAGCTCATGA
- the nusB gene encoding transcription antitermination factor NusB, whose translation MPEPSQSETKLVRSRRASREAAIQGIYAMTISQIPPDEALRVVLDYESYAPEALEYIKTAIFGVATRRQMLDDKITPLLAPGWDWYRVAILDRAILRLAAYELFFMPKLSPKVTINEAVVLAKLYGSVESARFVNGLLAKLLLQSPKADWSAPEEEEPVAEDEPVVPSDDEELEELVAEGTPQYDEMVKAGAWTLRTNDSDNDDR comes from the coding sequence ATGCCTGAACCATCGCAATCCGAAACAAAGCTTGTAAGAAGTCGCCGCGCCTCGCGGGAGGCTGCGATCCAGGGCATCTACGCCATGACGATCAGTCAGATCCCGCCGGACGAGGCTCTGCGGGTGGTACTGGACTACGAGTCGTACGCCCCAGAAGCGCTGGAGTACATCAAGACGGCGATCTTTGGCGTCGCTACCCGCAGGCAGATGCTGGACGACAAGATCACCCCGCTCCTAGCTCCTGGTTGGGACTGGTACCGCGTGGCGATCTTGGACCGGGCGATCCTGCGCTTGGCGGCATACGAGCTCTTCTTCATGCCGAAGCTCTCGCCCAAGGTGACGATCAACGAAGCGGTGGTGCTGGCCAAGCTCTACGGTAGTGTCGAGAGCGCGCGTTTTGTGAACGGCTTGCTTGCCAAGCTTTTGCTCCAGTCGCCCAAGGCCGATTGGTCCGCGCCCGAGGAGGAGGAGCCTGTCGCTGAAGATGAACCCGTCGTGCCGTCGGACGACGAAGAACTGGAAGAGCTCGTCGCAGAAGGCACTCCGCAGTACGACGAGATGGTAAAGGCGGGCGCGTGGACTCTTCGAACGAATGACTCAGACAACGATGACCGCTAA
- the nhaA gene encoding Na+/H+ antiporter NhaA: MRPFQAFAEREASGGIMLLVCALLAILLANSSWAPGYFGVWEAPVAIKVGTFELAKPLLLWINDGLMAVFFFVIGLEIKREILVGELTSLKRAAFPMSAALGGMLVPAGIYAAFNLGKPGMIGWGVPMATDIAFALGILALLGSRVPFALKVFLAALAIVDDLGAVLVIALFYTTQIDGTSLLVALAIYGLMWLLNWAGVRRMMAFGLLGTLMWYFVLKGGVHATIAGVLTAFVIPAQARVDSAKFVARAKNLVTEFAQSGSSGKTELLNETQDSVLHALEMDIEHVSTPLQRMLHAFHPWSTYAIMPVFALANAGVAVSGSQLETALTDPVTHGVTFGLLVGKPVGIFLFTLLAVKLGLAALPRGVTWRMVAATGMLAGIGFTMSLFITSLAFENAPTLAGDAKIGVLSGSLIAGLIGYFWLKSSVRGRRAAD, from the coding sequence TTGCGGCCGTTTCAAGCGTTCGCAGAGCGTGAGGCTTCGGGCGGCATCATGCTGCTCGTCTGCGCGTTGCTGGCGATCCTTCTCGCGAACTCCTCATGGGCTCCGGGCTACTTTGGAGTATGGGAGGCGCCGGTCGCGATCAAGGTCGGCACGTTTGAGCTCGCCAAGCCGCTGCTCTTGTGGATCAACGACGGACTCATGGCGGTGTTCTTTTTCGTCATTGGTCTGGAGATCAAGCGCGAAATCCTCGTCGGCGAACTCACGAGTCTGAAGCGCGCAGCCTTCCCGATGTCCGCCGCGCTCGGAGGGATGCTCGTTCCGGCGGGAATCTACGCCGCGTTCAACCTGGGTAAGCCGGGCATGATCGGGTGGGGTGTGCCGATGGCCACCGACATCGCCTTTGCACTGGGCATCCTTGCCCTCCTCGGCAGCCGAGTACCGTTCGCACTCAAGGTATTCCTCGCTGCGCTAGCCATCGTGGACGACCTGGGAGCGGTCCTTGTCATCGCACTCTTCTACACCACTCAGATTGATGGCACCTCGCTCCTAGTCGCGCTCGCGATCTACGGACTCATGTGGCTGCTGAACTGGGCGGGGGTCCGTCGCATGATGGCGTTCGGCCTGCTCGGGACGCTCATGTGGTACTTCGTGCTCAAGGGTGGGGTCCACGCGACCATTGCGGGCGTGCTAACGGCCTTCGTAATCCCGGCGCAGGCGCGCGTCGACTCCGCGAAGTTCGTGGCCCGGGCCAAAAACCTCGTCACCGAGTTCGCACAGTCGGGCTCATCGGGCAAGACCGAACTACTGAACGAGACGCAAGACTCGGTGCTCCACGCGCTGGAGATGGACATTGAGCACGTGAGCACTCCGCTGCAACGCATGCTCCACGCGTTCCACCCCTGGTCCACCTACGCGATCATGCCCGTTTTTGCCCTCGCCAACGCTGGCGTCGCGGTCAGCGGCTCGCAACTCGAAACGGCTCTCACCGATCCCGTCACCCACGGCGTGACGTTCGGCCTGCTGGTTGGCAAACCGGTAGGAATTTTCTTGTTCACCCTCCTTGCCGTAAAGCTCGGTTTGGCAGCTCTGCCGCGGGGGGTGACTTGGCGCATGGTCGCCGCGACCGGCATGCTCGCGGGCATCGGTTTCACCATGTCGCTGTTCATCACGTCACTGGCGTTCGAGAATGCTCCCACGCTTGCGGGAGATGCGAAGATCGGCGTCCTGAGCGGGTCGCTCATCGCCGGGCTAATCGGCTACTTCTGGCTCAAGAGCTCAGTGCGCGGTCGACGCGCGGCAGACTAA
- a CDS encoding aldehyde dehydrogenase family protein, with protein sequence MSIKEILTTMEYGPAPEGAEVVNAWLEGHNRKFGLFIGGSWREASHHFPSNNPANGAEIAQVAQASNAEVDEAVNAARAALGPWQALGCAGRAKVLYALARAVQKHTRHLAVLESMDNGKPIRETRDIDVPLVARHFYHHAGWAQLLESEFPEYEAVGVCGQIIPWNFPLLMLSWKIAPALAAGNTVILKPAEFTSLTALRFAELCTEAGVPPGVVNIITGDGETGRCIVEHPGIDKIAFTGSTEVGRILRTATAGTGKKLSLELGGKSPFIVFEDADHDGAIEGLVDAIWFNQGQVCCAGSRLLVQEGIATRFIEKLKARMATLRVGDPLDKAVDVGAVVDPIQRQRIDELVQQGVAEGAELYQVSECPTVGCFYPPTLLTNVGPASTVAQVEIFGPVLVAMTFRTPDEAIALANNTVYGLASSIWTENLNVAHDMAARVKAGSVWVNCTNQFDAASGFGGYKESGFGREGGKEGMYEYLRPRPATVSAPALATTNPGEAPQGEMDRTHKLYIAGKQARPDGGYSLIYETAHGPVAVSRGNRKDLRNAVESAESTACAWASQTSHARAQILYYLGENLSAARDQMVNALTALGASAEDAHREMDASIERCMWYAAWADKNDGKVHCVPMRALVYTRNEPIGSCAVICPPESPLLGFLSTVLPLLSQGNTVVAVPSVYNPLPACELIRVIEASDVPAGVLNIVTGTHAELVKTLAEHEAIQAIWHFGDAEGGTAIEKLSAANLKQTWCSLGKPVDWYARPSREFLRRSVQVKNIWTPYGA encoded by the coding sequence ATGAGCATCAAAGAGATCCTTACCACTATGGAATACGGACCCGCACCCGAAGGTGCCGAGGTCGTGAACGCTTGGCTCGAAGGCCACAACCGCAAGTTTGGGTTGTTCATCGGGGGCTCGTGGCGCGAAGCATCCCACCACTTCCCCTCCAACAACCCCGCGAACGGGGCAGAGATCGCCCAGGTTGCACAGGCCTCCAATGCAGAAGTCGATGAAGCGGTCAACGCCGCACGCGCAGCCCTGGGCCCGTGGCAGGCGCTCGGCTGCGCCGGCCGAGCAAAGGTGCTGTACGCCCTCGCGCGTGCCGTCCAGAAACACACGCGCCACTTGGCAGTGCTCGAATCGATGGACAATGGCAAGCCGATCCGCGAGACCCGCGACATCGACGTCCCCCTCGTCGCGCGTCACTTCTACCATCATGCAGGCTGGGCGCAGCTTCTCGAATCGGAGTTCCCGGAGTACGAGGCAGTCGGCGTTTGCGGGCAGATCATCCCGTGGAATTTTCCGCTGCTGATGCTTTCATGGAAGATCGCTCCCGCGCTCGCCGCAGGCAACACCGTCATCCTCAAGCCAGCCGAGTTCACATCGCTAACCGCCTTGCGATTCGCCGAACTCTGCACGGAAGCCGGAGTCCCACCCGGCGTAGTGAACATCATTACCGGCGACGGCGAGACCGGACGCTGCATTGTCGAGCACCCAGGCATCGACAAGATCGCCTTCACAGGTTCGACCGAAGTCGGACGGATTCTTCGCACCGCCACAGCAGGCACGGGCAAGAAGCTCAGCCTGGAGCTGGGCGGCAAATCGCCTTTCATCGTCTTCGAAGACGCCGACCATGACGGCGCAATCGAGGGCCTCGTCGATGCCATTTGGTTCAATCAGGGGCAAGTCTGCTGTGCCGGTTCGCGCCTGCTGGTCCAAGAGGGGATCGCAACCCGATTCATCGAGAAGTTGAAAGCGCGCATGGCCACTCTGCGGGTCGGCGACCCATTGGACAAGGCGGTCGATGTCGGTGCCGTCGTCGATCCAATCCAGCGGCAGCGCATCGACGAGCTTGTGCAGCAAGGCGTTGCCGAGGGAGCCGAACTGTATCAAGTCTCCGAGTGCCCAACCGTCGGATGCTTCTACCCGCCGACGCTGCTCACGAATGTAGGCCCCGCTTCGACGGTGGCACAAGTCGAAATCTTCGGTCCCGTCCTAGTCGCCATGACTTTCCGTACGCCGGACGAGGCGATTGCGCTGGCGAACAACACCGTCTACGGCCTTGCATCGAGCATTTGGACGGAGAACCTGAACGTCGCACACGACATGGCCGCGCGTGTGAAGGCTGGTTCGGTGTGGGTCAATTGCACAAACCAATTCGATGCGGCCAGCGGATTCGGCGGCTACAAGGAGTCGGGATTCGGGCGCGAAGGCGGCAAGGAAGGGATGTACGAGTACCTTCGTCCCCGCCCGGCAACGGTGTCGGCACCCGCGCTAGCCACGACGAACCCCGGCGAAGCGCCCCAAGGGGAGATGGACCGCACACATAAGCTGTACATCGCTGGCAAACAGGCGCGCCCAGACGGCGGATACTCGCTGATATACGAGACCGCGCACGGCCCGGTGGCGGTGTCACGTGGCAACCGTAAAGACCTTCGCAACGCCGTGGAGTCTGCTGAATCGACCGCCTGTGCATGGGCTTCTCAAACCAGTCATGCACGGGCACAGATTCTCTACTACCTCGGCGAGAACCTGTCGGCGGCACGCGACCAGATGGTCAATGCACTGACGGCCCTGGGAGCAAGTGCCGAGGATGCCCATCGCGAGATGGACGCCTCGATCGAGCGCTGCATGTGGTACGCGGCTTGGGCCGATAAGAACGACGGCAAAGTCCACTGTGTCCCGATGCGTGCGCTGGTCTACACCCGCAACGAACCGATCGGCTCGTGCGCGGTGATCTGTCCGCCGGAGAGCCCGTTGCTGGGATTTCTGTCCACGGTGCTGCCGCTCCTGTCGCAGGGTAACACCGTCGTCGCAGTCCCGAGCGTCTACAACCCGCTCCCCGCGTGCGAGCTCATCCGCGTGATTGAAGCGAGCGACGTGCCAGCCGGTGTGCTCAACATCGTCACCGGCACGCATGCCGAGCTCGTCAAGACCTTGGCCGAGCACGAAGCGATTCAGGCAATCTGGCACTTCGGAGATGCTGAAGGGGGTACCGCGATCGAGAAGCTGAGCGCGGCGAACCTGAAGCAAACGTGGTGCAGTCTCGGGAAGCCGGTGGACTGGTACGCCCGCCCAAGCCGCGAGTTCTTGCGACGCTCGGTGCAGGTCAAGAACATCTGGACTCCTTACGGAGCTTAG
- a CDS encoding PEP-CTERM sorting domain-containing protein, translated as MSRVFATVGLIAASLGAQAVIVTQWNFNSNPPDSSTSTGSYAASVGTGTVSALNCTADFANNGGALGTGSGDTTVADNTALRTYNYPAQGTGSGTGGIQFTISTLGYGSLSLDFGRRHDAGSSRWIRVLADAGSGFSTLADIENPGTENNWIATSVNLSSFSNLNNKAAVTFRIVTIFGNVGSITGATGYATTGNAGSGPGGSSYSVTNTSGKIRYEMLTVSGTAVPEPGTFLALGVGALALLRKRRS; from the coding sequence ATGTCAAGAGTTTTCGCGACCGTAGGACTGATTGCGGCCAGCTTGGGTGCTCAGGCTGTCATCGTCACGCAATGGAATTTCAACTCAAACCCACCGGACTCTTCCACGTCAACTGGCAGCTATGCCGCTAGCGTTGGCACGGGTACGGTCAGTGCGCTGAACTGCACGGCCGATTTCGCCAACAACGGTGGTGCGCTCGGGACGGGCAGCGGCGACACGACTGTAGCCGACAATACCGCGTTGCGCACCTACAACTACCCAGCCCAGGGCACGGGAAGTGGTACGGGTGGTATCCAGTTCACCATCAGTACGCTGGGCTATGGCTCGCTGTCTCTTGACTTTGGTCGCCGACATGACGCGGGCTCTTCGCGGTGGATACGCGTTCTTGCCGATGCCGGTTCGGGCTTCTCCACCCTTGCCGATATCGAAAACCCAGGCACGGAGAATAACTGGATTGCGACTTCGGTCAATCTCTCGAGCTTCAGCAATCTGAACAACAAAGCCGCTGTGACGTTCCGGATCGTTACGATCTTTGGCAATGTCGGCTCGATCACCGGTGCAACCGGTTATGCCACGACTGGCAACGCGGGATCAGGGCCGGGCGGTTCTTCGTACTCGGTGACGAATACATCCGGCAAGATCCGGTACGAAATGTTGACCGTCAGCGGCACTGCCGTACCCGAACCAGGCACGTTCCTCGCGCTCGGAGTCGGAGCGCTCGCGTTGCTCCGCAAGCGACGCAGCTAA
- a CDS encoding bifunctional 5,10-methylenetetrahydrofolate dehydrogenase/5,10-methenyltetrahydrofolate cyclohydrolase — protein MTQTTMTAKVLDGKALSKQVRSELKVRVDWLRARGVTPRLHVVVASQDPASLSYVRMKRKWCEEVGIESTQYEVDDHSEQTALIDHIHGLNADPAVHGVLIQHPLPKHLDEEAALEALGDTKDVDGITPQSLGRLVGDMPGFRCATPMGMMAMLDHYGLDVTGKRAVVIGRSVILGKPAALMLLQKNATVTIAHSKTVELPELCRTADVLVAAVGRAEMVRGDWIKPGAIVLDAGYNKVEGRSADVGDCHFESCVEVASWITPVPGGVGPMTVASLLSNAVVAAEKSVS, from the coding sequence ATGACTCAGACAACGATGACCGCTAAAGTCCTTGACGGAAAGGCGCTGTCCAAACAAGTGCGATCCGAGCTCAAAGTTCGGGTGGATTGGCTGCGTGCGCGCGGCGTGACTCCCAGACTGCATGTGGTTGTCGCATCTCAGGACCCCGCTAGCCTCTCGTACGTGCGGATGAAGCGCAAATGGTGCGAGGAGGTCGGAATCGAGAGCACGCAGTACGAAGTGGATGACCACTCGGAACAGACTGCGCTGATCGACCACATTCACGGGCTCAACGCCGACCCGGCGGTGCACGGAGTGTTGATCCAGCATCCGCTCCCAAAGCACCTGGATGAAGAGGCGGCGCTCGAAGCTTTGGGCGATACAAAGGACGTGGATGGCATCACGCCCCAATCGCTTGGCCGACTCGTCGGCGACATGCCCGGATTTCGGTGCGCAACGCCAATGGGGATGATGGCGATGCTGGACCACTACGGGCTAGATGTGACCGGCAAGCGGGCGGTCGTGATCGGGCGGAGTGTCATCCTGGGCAAACCCGCGGCGCTCATGTTGCTTCAGAAGAATGCCACGGTGACGATCGCGCACTCCAAGACTGTGGAATTGCCCGAGCTCTGCCGTACGGCGGACGTGCTCGTGGCAGCTGTGGGTCGCGCCGAGATGGTGCGCGGGGACTGGATCAAGCCCGGCGCAATCGTGCTGGATGCAGGCTACAACAAGGTCGAAGGTCGGTCTGCCGACGTCGGGGATTGTCACTTCGAATCGTGTGTCGAAGTGGCAAGCTGGATCACCCCCGTACCGGGCGGTGTTGGACCGATGACGGTCGCGAGTCTATTGAGCAATGCAGTGGTGGCGGCGGAAAAGTCGGTCTCGTAA
- the deoC gene encoding deoxyribose-phosphate aldolase: MALTGLNAHTHARNPGSPLDLDWVESTHVNRSAVDRRVQTLAGRRTVKKDWQAAWLLRAITCMDLTTLAGDDTPGTVQRLCAKARMPMRADLAAALGFEPGELTVAAVCVYHAHVETAVKALKGTNIPVAAVAAGFPHGQSPFRERIHEIQASVAAGAKEIDIVISRQHVLTGDWQALYDEVQQFREACGDAHLKSILATGELGTLTNVARASLVCMMAGSDFIKTSTGKESVNATLGFGLVMARQIRAFKARHGYRVGFKPAGGIRAAKQSSDWLILMKEELGNEWLQPDLFRLGASTLLTDIERQLEHYVTGRYSANHRHPLG, from the coding sequence ATGGCTTTGACCGGTCTCAATGCCCACACACACGCGCGAAACCCAGGGTCGCCCCTCGATCTCGACTGGGTCGAATCGACGCACGTAAACCGCAGCGCCGTCGATCGTCGCGTCCAAACGCTGGCGGGTCGCCGAACGGTGAAGAAGGATTGGCAAGCGGCGTGGCTCCTACGCGCCATCACGTGTATGGACCTGACGACCCTCGCAGGTGACGACACTCCCGGGACTGTCCAACGTCTATGCGCCAAGGCGCGCATGCCGATGCGAGCCGACCTCGCGGCTGCGCTCGGGTTCGAGCCCGGTGAGCTCACTGTGGCCGCCGTCTGCGTGTACCACGCGCACGTCGAGACTGCGGTCAAGGCGCTCAAAGGAACGAACATCCCAGTTGCGGCCGTCGCCGCAGGATTTCCGCACGGCCAGAGCCCGTTTCGGGAGCGGATCCACGAGATCCAGGCCAGCGTCGCGGCGGGGGCCAAAGAGATCGACATCGTCATCAGTCGGCAACATGTGCTGACCGGCGATTGGCAGGCGCTCTACGACGAAGTGCAGCAGTTCCGCGAGGCGTGTGGCGACGCGCATCTCAAGTCCATCCTCGCGACTGGCGAGCTCGGGACGCTCACCAATGTGGCCCGCGCCAGCCTCGTGTGCATGATGGCAGGCAGCGACTTCATCAAGACGAGCACGGGCAAAGAGTCCGTCAACGCCACATTGGGCTTCGGGCTCGTGATGGCGCGGCAGATACGCGCTTTCAAGGCACGCCACGGATACCGCGTCGGGTTCAAGCCCGCAGGCGGGATTCGCGCCGCGAAGCAATCGAGCGATTGGCTGATCCTCATGAAGGAGGAACTCGGAAACGAGTGGCTGCAGCCCGACTTGTTCCGCCTCGGCGCGAGCACCCTCCTCACCGACATCGAGCGACAGCTTGAGCACTACGTCACAGGCCGCTACTCGGCCAACCATCGCCATCCATTGGGTTAA
- a CDS encoding alpha/beta fold hydrolase: MWVLLLVLSVYGGACCALAWFYVSHRSPGGAPEVAGVSSVSIPLPKYALPVFASDSLLQDRFDGSVVFVMVHGYGGSPRSWQALAREFVGNESVAVVLPWMAGHGENPCSRVGFGRPEAQEVIGTVKWVREKVGPRPRIVLVGVSLGAAACWLASEDLEDEVYAIVSESTFASLDETSARWLDLVMPKGSIVLRPVLWISELLSGSRASTVRPVDAAASWRGRPGLIIHAQDDILMPQDNADRLAAASQLKVWVVPHAGHAQVVKVAAPEYARRILELAGTNY, encoded by the coding sequence GTGTGGGTTCTCCTACTCGTTCTGTCCGTCTATGGTGGCGCGTGCTGCGCGCTGGCTTGGTTCTATGTTTCGCATCGCTCACCGGGGGGTGCACCCGAAGTCGCGGGCGTTTCGTCCGTATCGATCCCTCTCCCAAAGTACGCACTACCGGTGTTTGCGTCGGACAGCCTGCTTCAAGACCGGTTCGATGGCTCTGTCGTGTTCGTGATGGTGCACGGGTATGGGGGCTCGCCTCGCAGCTGGCAGGCGCTGGCGCGGGAGTTCGTCGGCAACGAATCGGTAGCCGTCGTCCTCCCGTGGATGGCCGGGCATGGGGAGAATCCTTGCTCCCGAGTGGGGTTCGGGCGGCCCGAAGCGCAAGAAGTCATCGGGACCGTCAAGTGGGTTCGCGAGAAGGTTGGCCCTCGACCTCGGATCGTCCTGGTTGGGGTCTCCTTGGGTGCCGCAGCATGCTGGCTGGCTTCTGAAGACCTAGAGGACGAGGTCTACGCGATCGTTAGCGAGAGCACATTTGCTTCACTGGATGAAACTTCCGCTCGGTGGCTGGACCTGGTGATGCCCAAAGGCTCAATCGTCCTGCGACCCGTTCTTTGGATTTCAGAGCTGCTCTCGGGGAGCCGAGCATCGACCGTGCGGCCAGTTGATGCGGCAGCGAGTTGGCGTGGTCGGCCGGGGCTGATCATCCACGCACAGGACGACATCCTCATGCCACAAGACAATGCGGATCGCCTGGCGGCCGCGAGCCAGCTGAAGGTCTGGGTGGTTCCCCACGCCGGGCATGCCCAGGTCGTGAAGGTCGCCGCGCCAGAATATGCTCGCCGCATCCTCGAACTTGCTGGCACAAATTACTAG
- the purE gene encoding 5-(carboxyamino)imidazole ribonucleotide mutase gives MSTARVGIIMGSESDLETMLDAEAVLRDFGIPYETDVVSAHRTPDKMVEYAKSARTRGLKVIIAGAGGAAHLPGMVASMTTLPVIGVPVPTKALSGVDSLYSILQMPGGVPVATVAIGNSRNAGLLAVQMLAVHEPELASRLEHFRQDQVQLVHAMSTRVKDR, from the coding sequence ATGAGCACGGCGCGCGTAGGGATCATCATGGGCAGCGAGAGCGATTTGGAGACAATGCTCGATGCAGAGGCGGTGCTGCGAGACTTCGGCATCCCATACGAGACCGATGTCGTCAGCGCCCACCGGACTCCTGACAAGATGGTGGAGTACGCGAAATCCGCGCGGACACGTGGGCTCAAAGTGATCATCGCGGGGGCCGGCGGCGCGGCCCATCTGCCGGGCATGGTGGCGAGCATGACCACGTTGCCTGTGATTGGTGTCCCGGTACCCACCAAAGCGCTGAGCGGGGTCGATTCGCTCTACAGCATTCTGCAGATGCCGGGGGGCGTGCCTGTCGCCACCGTGGCCATCGGGAACTCACGCAACGCCGGGCTACTTGCGGTACAGATGCTGGCGGTTCACGAACCAGAACTGGCTTCGCGGCTGGAGCATTTCCGGCAGGACCAAGTCCAACTTGTCCATGCGATGAGCACCCGCGTGAAGGATCGTTAG